The Dictyoglomus sp. NZ13-RE01 genome has a segment encoding these proteins:
- a CDS encoding ABC transporter substrate-binding protein — protein MWRKGLVIFSLILLLLVLPSIAQLKGKIEIFSWWTAGGEAEGLQALFDIFHKKYPDVEIINATVAGGAGANAKAVLKTRMLGGDPPDTFQVHAGHELIDTWVKTGFMEPITFIYKQEGWTKVMPKGILDIVSYNGEYWSVPVNIHRANVLWYNKKIFNENNLLPPKTFDEFFKVAEALKEKGIIPLALGTKDGWEAAHVFETVLIGKLGAEGYKGLWDGRTKWSDPRVTDALETFKKMLTYVNPDHSARTWDEACALLVEGKAAMNIMGDWAVGYFLAKGFNDFGWYSAPNNADIFDALSDSFGLPKGVKNRENVIAFLKILGSKEGQEAFNIKKGSIPARTDVDASKFPAYQQATMKYWQTYKIVPSVMHGAAASEGWVTEFKDVISLFVVRPDVKTTQKALVNIAVKQGVKQ, from the coding sequence ATGTGGAGGAAGGGCTTAGTAATATTTTCCTTGATTTTACTTCTCCTTGTTTTACCCTCGATTGCACAGTTAAAAGGTAAAATTGAGATTTTCTCCTGGTGGACTGCAGGAGGAGAGGCGGAAGGGCTTCAAGCACTATTTGATATCTTCCATAAAAAATATCCTGATGTAGAGATTATTAATGCGACAGTTGCTGGTGGCGCAGGTGCCAATGCAAAAGCAGTATTAAAAACCAGAATGCTTGGTGGAGATCCTCCAGATACATTCCAAGTTCATGCAGGACATGAGTTAATTGATACATGGGTTAAAACAGGATTTATGGAACCAATCACTTTCATTTATAAACAAGAAGGTTGGACAAAAGTAATGCCTAAGGGAATTCTTGATATAGTATCCTACAATGGTGAGTACTGGTCTGTTCCTGTAAACATCCATAGAGCAAATGTCCTCTGGTACAATAAAAAGATCTTCAATGAAAATAATCTATTACCCCCTAAAACCTTCGATGAGTTCTTCAAAGTAGCAGAAGCATTAAAAGAGAAAGGTATTATTCCTCTTGCCCTTGGAACAAAGGATGGATGGGAAGCTGCCCATGTTTTTGAAACAGTTCTCATAGGAAAATTAGGAGCTGAAGGATATAAAGGGCTTTGGGATGGAAGGACAAAGTGGTCGGACCCAAGAGTAACAGACGCATTAGAAACCTTCAAAAAGATGCTTACTTATGTAAATCCAGACCATTCTGCCCGCACATGGGATGAGGCATGTGCATTACTTGTAGAAGGGAAAGCGGCAATGAATATAATGGGAGATTGGGCTGTAGGGTACTTCCTCGCAAAAGGATTTAATGATTTTGGCTGGTACTCAGCTCCAAACAATGCGGATATATTTGATGCATTATCCGATAGCTTTGGATTACCAAAGGGCGTAAAGAACAGAGAGAATGTAATAGCCTTTTTAAAGATCTTAGGTTCTAAGGAAGGACAAGAAGCATTTAATATTAAGAAGGGATCAATTCCAGCAAGAACTGACGTGGATGCCTCTAAATTCCCTGCTTATCAACAGGCAACAATGAAGTACTGGCAAACTTACAAAATTGTACCAAGTGTAATGCATGGTGCTGCAGCATCTGAAGGATGGGTAACAGAGTTCAAAGATGTAATTTCCCTATTTGTAGTAAGACCTGATGTGAAGACAACCCAAAAAGCTTTAGTAAATATTGCAGTTAAGCAAGGAGTAAAACAATAG
- a CDS encoding sugar ABC transporter permease produces MKKVNKEKIVPILFLLPSVILIAIFVYGFIAWTGVVSLVNWNNVFPDYTFVGLKNYIELFGNYRFQISIKNLFVFTILFITSSLIIGLFLAILLDRKIKGENIFRNIYLFPMAISFVVTGVVWRWLLNPGTGGAGGSVGINMLLDKIGLSFLKSGWYTDPRIGIKAVVIAAVWQMSGYVMAMYLAGIRGIPTELFEAAQVDGASTWGVYRFIVLPLLRPITLGAIIVLGHISLKIFDLVFAMTGSGAGFSCDVPALFMYDTTFRGNYFSQGASIAIILLISVAVLIIPYLRYSLRSEVKR; encoded by the coding sequence ATGAAAAAAGTAAACAAAGAGAAGATTGTTCCAATTTTATTCTTATTACCCTCTGTAATTCTTATAGCAATTTTTGTATATGGATTTATTGCGTGGACAGGAGTAGTTTCATTAGTTAATTGGAATAATGTATTTCCTGATTATACCTTTGTAGGACTAAAAAATTATATAGAACTTTTTGGGAATTATAGATTTCAAATATCTATCAAAAATCTTTTTGTTTTCACCATACTATTTATCACATCAAGTTTAATAATTGGTCTTTTTCTTGCCATATTATTAGATAGAAAAATAAAGGGAGAGAATATTTTTAGAAATATCTATCTTTTCCCTATGGCAATTTCTTTTGTAGTGACTGGTGTTGTTTGGAGATGGCTCCTAAATCCTGGGACAGGTGGTGCTGGTGGAAGTGTAGGAATAAATATGTTGCTGGATAAGATTGGACTTTCTTTCTTAAAAAGTGGATGGTATACAGACCCAAGAATTGGAATAAAGGCGGTAGTAATTGCTGCAGTATGGCAAATGTCTGGATATGTTATGGCTATGTATTTGGCAGGTATCAGAGGAATACCTACAGAGCTTTTTGAGGCAGCCCAAGTAGATGGTGCAAGCACCTGGGGAGTATATAGATTTATTGTGCTTCCTCTCCTAAGACCAATTACTCTTGGTGCTATCATCGTATTAGGACATATATCTCTTAAGATCTTTGATTTAGTTTTTGCAATGACTGGGAGTGGGGCAGGTTTTTCTTGTGATGTTCCTGCTTTATTTATGTACGATACCACTTTTAGAGGAAACTACTTCTCCCAAGGGGCAAGTATTGCCATAATCTTATTAATCTCCGTAGCAGTATTAATAATTCCTTATTTGAGATATAGTCTAAGGTCGGAGGTAAAAAGATAA
- a CDS encoding ABC transporter permease gives MKISRLLIYIVLIIFAIFYLMPVYVLLATSFKSFAEVNLRDMWKLPKNLSFESFITAWKGNPQRGLRGLSQNFMNSIYLVIPATIISALLGSMNGYVLTKWRFKGADIIFPILLFGMFIPYQSILIPLVQVLQKTKLYGSILGLIFVHSVYGIPITTLIFRNYYATIPSEIIEAAKIDGAGFAGIYRRIIFPVSMPGFAVVMIWQFTSIWNDFLFGLVVAPNPSVQPITVALNNLAGSYFVEWNIQMAGALLTALPPLLVYIFLGRYFMRGLLAGSLSGT, from the coding sequence ATGAAAATTTCAAGACTTTTAATCTATATTGTCCTTATAATCTTTGCTATCTTCTATTTGATGCCAGTTTATGTATTATTGGCTACAAGTTTTAAAAGCTTTGCGGAAGTTAACTTAAGAGATATGTGGAAACTACCAAAAAATCTAAGTTTTGAAAGCTTTATCACTGCATGGAAAGGAAACCCACAAAGAGGATTAAGAGGGCTTTCACAAAACTTTATGAATAGTATATACCTTGTTATACCTGCTACTATAATCTCCGCCCTCTTGGGCTCCATGAATGGTTATGTCCTTACAAAATGGAGATTTAAAGGGGCAGATATAATCTTTCCCATACTTCTCTTCGGTATGTTTATTCCTTATCAAAGCATCCTTATACCACTGGTCCAAGTGCTCCAAAAAACAAAGCTTTATGGCTCTATTCTGGGACTCATTTTTGTCCACTCGGTATATGGAATCCCTATAACTACTCTTATTTTTAGAAACTACTATGCTACCATCCCTTCAGAGATAATAGAAGCGGCGAAGATCGATGGGGCTGGCTTTGCAGGAATCTACAGAAGAATAATATTTCCAGTATCAATGCCGGGTTTTGCAGTAGTTATGATCTGGCAATTTACATCCATTTGGAACGACTTTTTATTTGGACTTGTTGTCGCACCAAATCCATCAGTACAGCCAATAACCGTCGCTTTAAATAATCTTGCAGGAAGTTATTTTGTAGAGTGGAATATACAAATGGCTGGAGCCCTTCTAACCGCTCTTCCCCCGCTACTTGTTTACATCTTTCTTGGTAGATACTTTATGAGAGGGCTTCTTGCAGGCTCCCTCTCAGGAACTTAG
- a CDS encoding TIGR00299 family protein yields MKILYFDCFSGISGDMILGALIDLGVSPDLWLEHLRKIPIEGYEVKITKKRKGFLYGTDVDIITRESQPHRHLHHILEIIEKSETSDWVKENSKKVFEKIAIAESKIHNEPIEEVHFHEVGAIDTIIDVMGSFIALELLGVKEVYSSPLPLGRGFVKAQHGVIPVPAPATLEILKGIPVYSNDIEGELVTPTGAGIISVIAKEFGNIPLMKIERIGYGTGKKDFSIPNLLRVFLGEKIEAPKEEKNLVIEVNIDDMNPQIYGYLVEKLFENGALDVFMTPIFMKKGRPGVLLTVLIEPWKEEVISEIIFKETTTIGYRKYYVNKRMMDREIKEVETKWGKVRVKLSKYGGIEKFAPEYDDCRKIAEEHNIPLREVIKEVEKSVRGE; encoded by the coding sequence ATGAAGATATTATATTTTGATTGTTTCTCAGGGATAAGTGGGGATATGATTTTAGGTGCCTTAATTGACTTAGGTGTTTCTCCTGATCTCTGGTTAGAGCATTTAAGAAAAATTCCTATTGAAGGTTATGAAGTAAAAATAACTAAAAAAAGGAAAGGATTTTTATATGGAACTGATGTAGATATTATAACTCGGGAAAGTCAACCCCATAGACATTTACATCATATTTTGGAGATAATTGAGAAAAGTGAAACCTCTGATTGGGTTAAGGAAAATTCAAAAAAAGTATTTGAGAAGATAGCAATAGCGGAATCAAAAATTCACAATGAACCTATAGAGGAAGTACATTTTCACGAGGTAGGAGCTATAGATACTATAATTGATGTAATGGGAAGCTTTATTGCATTAGAGCTTTTAGGAGTGAAGGAAGTATATTCATCGCCACTCCCCTTAGGGAGAGGTTTTGTAAAGGCTCAGCATGGAGTAATTCCTGTACCTGCCCCTGCTACTTTAGAAATATTAAAAGGTATCCCTGTTTACTCTAATGATATAGAGGGAGAACTTGTTACGCCTACTGGAGCTGGAATAATATCAGTTATTGCTAAGGAGTTTGGAAATATTCCCCTTATGAAGATAGAAAGAATTGGATATGGCACAGGAAAGAAAGATTTTAGTATTCCAAATTTGCTTAGGGTTTTCTTGGGTGAAAAAATAGAGGCACCAAAAGAGGAAAAAAATCTTGTTATCGAAGTGAATATAGATGATATGAATCCGCAAATTTATGGCTATCTTGTGGAAAAATTATTTGAGAATGGTGCTTTAGATGTGTTTATGACTCCAATATTTATGAAAAAGGGAAGACCAGGGGTACTTTTAACAGTTTTGATTGAGCCTTGGAAGGAAGAGGTTATATCAGAAATAATTTTTAAAGAAACTACCACTATTGGTTATAGAAAATACTATGTAAATAAGAGAATGATGGATAGAGAAATAAAAGAGGTAGAAACAAAATGGGGAAAAGTTAGAGTAAAATTATCAAAATATGGTGGTATAGAAAAGTTTGCACCTGAATATGACGATTGTAGAAAAATTGCTGAAGAGCATAATATTCCATTAAGGGAAGTAATAAAAGAAGTGGAAAAATCTGTAAGGGGCGAGTAA
- a CDS encoding 1-(5-phosphoribosyl)-5-amino-4-imidazole-carboxylate carboxylase — protein MNREKLKELLLRFKDGEIGIEEVVEKLSVMPYEDLGFAKVDHQRGLTRGFSEVIFSQGKTPEQVAMIMERILERSNRVLATRASKEIFQYVKERIKDAEYNELARTIKVVREDIVKKGKVIVACAGTADLPVAEEAVETAEIMGSNVERVYDVGIAGLHRLLDKISLLRSANVIVAVAGMEGALPSVLGGLVDKPVIAVPTSVGYGANFNGLSALLTMLNSCVPGIAVVNIDNGFSAGYLASMINLLVEGKR, from the coding sequence ATGAATAGAGAAAAATTAAAGGAATTGCTTTTAAGGTTTAAGGATGGAGAGATAGGAATTGAAGAGGTTGTTGAAAAGTTAAGCGTTATGCCCTATGAGGATCTTGGCTTTGCAAAGGTTGATCATCAAAGAGGTCTTACAAGGGGTTTTTCAGAGGTAATATTTTCCCAGGGAAAAACTCCAGAGCAAGTAGCAATGATTATGGAAAGAATTTTGGAAAGGTCTAATAGGGTTTTAGCTACAAGGGCAAGCAAAGAAATTTTCCAATATGTGAAGGAAAGAATAAAGGATGCAGAGTATAATGAACTGGCAAGAACCATAAAAGTGGTGAGGGAAGATATAGTTAAAAAAGGAAAAGTAATTGTTGCCTGTGCAGGAACGGCGGATCTTCCTGTGGCTGAGGAGGCTGTAGAGACTGCGGAGATTATGGGAAGTAATGTGGAAAGGGTATACGATGTGGGAATTGCAGGTCTTCATAGATTATTAGATAAAATAAGTTTGTTAAGAAGCGCAAATGTAATAGTTGCTGTTGCAGGTATGGAGGGTGCATTGCCCAGTGTTTTGGGAGGGCTTGTAGATAAGCCTGTTATAGCTGTTCCTACAAGTGTAGGTTATGGTGCTAATTTTAATGGTCTTTCTGCTCTTTTAACTATGCTGAATAGTTGTGTGCCTGGAATTGCAGTTGTAAACATAGATAATGGTTTTTCAGCAGGGTATTTAGCCAGTATGATAAATCTATTAGTGGAGGGAAAAAGATGA
- a CDS encoding TIGR00268 family protein, which yields MYEKLERLKKYIRDLGKVAVAYSGGVDSTFLLKVSKEVLDNNVIAITLVSPLYPRSEIEFAKNMAKELGVRHIIIQEENIFKNEEFIKNPPDRCYICKKMEFREIIKYAKKKGIEYVLDGSNADDLKDYRPGRRALLELNVKSPLLELGFTKEEIRKLSLEYGLPTYNKPSFACLASRIPYGETITMEELKRIDEGEEFLRGLGFKQVRLRSHGSIARIEVDSESFNIILERREEILEKLKKLGYIYVTLDLEGYKMGSMNKILKEKSYE from the coding sequence ATATACGAAAAATTAGAGAGACTTAAAAAATATATAAGGGATCTTGGGAAGGTTGCTGTTGCCTATTCTGGGGGTGTTGATAGTACTTTTTTATTGAAAGTATCAAAAGAAGTTTTAGATAATAACGTTATAGCTATAACTCTTGTTTCTCCTTTATATCCACGTTCTGAAATAGAATTTGCTAAAAATATGGCAAAGGAATTAGGAGTGAGACATATAATTATACAAGAGGAGAATATTTTTAAAAATGAGGAGTTTATAAAAAATCCTCCAGATAGATGCTATATTTGTAAAAAAATGGAGTTTAGAGAAATAATTAAATATGCAAAAAAGAAAGGGATAGAATACGTTTTGGATGGAAGTAATGCGGATGATTTAAAAGATTATAGACCTGGAAGAAGAGCTCTCTTAGAGCTTAATGTAAAAAGCCCCCTCTTAGAATTGGGATTCACAAAGGAAGAAATTAGAAAACTTTCCTTAGAATATGGATTACCTACTTACAATAAACCGTCTTTTGCCTGTCTTGCTTCAAGAATTCCATATGGTGAGACTATTACTATGGAGGAGCTGAAAAGAATTGATGAGGGAGAAGAGTTTTTAAGGGGTTTAGGGTTTAAGCAGGTTAGATTAAGAAGTCATGGAAGTATTGCAAGAATAGAAGTGGATAGTGAGAGCTTTAATATAATACTGGAGAGGAGAGAAGAGATTCTTGAGAAATTGAAAAAATTGGGCTATATATATGTTACTTTGGATTTAGAAGGTTATAAAATGGGAAGTATGAATAAAATTTTAAAGGAGAAAAGCTATGAATAG
- a CDS encoding MFS transporter yields the protein MEKIKEVREVYKKIAILGVGNIGFSLFSAFRSFYLIFFLNKFTTSKTHIGILMSIISFVGIVIPPIIGIISDKMRKILRGRKYLIIFSLLLFILALLRLEHTKDVYNLYINLLLVSIFFYSAFAPFQSLVPDLIPKNFFATATGITNFTSYFAQGLYVILVLLSHSEFLRFLIIYIGVILSALSLLLLTEDPQNFKKPDIDFNYFKGKTWIKLFSLQWLIWYGISSVSSFLLLFFRDALSASLKDYILALGFFGIISWLSTIPIGYIADKHSKGKITAIGLGLFAISSFLFSQSSRLIHIYPTLIIYGISSSILMIVPYSLLLSYIPKEKAGSFVGINNLVISTAQVVSYFLSGLIIDYGSYQVNFLQGTIASALALLILKRINNSS from the coding sequence ATGGAAAAGATAAAAGAAGTCAGAGAAGTATATAAAAAGATTGCTATATTGGGTGTGGGGAATATAGGCTTCTCTTTGTTTTCAGCCTTTAGAAGCTTTTATCTTATCTTTTTTCTAAATAAATTTACTACATCCAAAACCCATATAGGAATTCTTATGTCTATAATCAGTTTTGTTGGAATAGTAATACCCCCAATCATTGGAATAATATCTGATAAAATGCGAAAAATTCTAAGAGGTAGAAAATACTTAATAATTTTTAGCCTATTATTATTTATTCTGGCTCTTCTAAGATTAGAGCATACAAAGGATGTTTATAATCTTTATATTAACCTATTACTCGTTTCTATCTTCTTCTATTCTGCCTTTGCTCCTTTCCAGAGCTTAGTACCTGATCTCATCCCTAAAAATTTTTTCGCAACAGCAACAGGCATAACTAATTTTACATCATATTTTGCTCAAGGACTTTATGTTATTTTAGTCCTTTTATCCCATAGCGAATTTTTAAGATTTCTAATCATCTATATAGGAGTTATTTTATCAGCTCTTTCTCTACTTCTTCTTACGGAGGATCCTCAAAACTTTAAGAAACCTGATATAGACTTTAATTACTTTAAAGGAAAAACATGGATTAAGCTTTTCTCACTACAGTGGTTAATATGGTATGGGATATCTTCTGTTAGTTCCTTCCTTTTACTTTTCTTCAGAGATGCTCTATCCGCCTCACTGAAAGATTATATCTTAGCCTTAGGATTCTTTGGAATAATATCATGGCTATCAACAATTCCTATTGGCTATATTGCGGACAAGCATTCAAAAGGGAAGATTACTGCAATTGGTCTTGGTTTATTTGCCATTAGTAGCTTCTTGTTTTCCCAAAGCAGTAGATTGATCCATATTTACCCTACCTTAATTATTTATGGGATAAGTTCCTCAATTCTCATGATTGTCCCTTATAGCTTACTTCTCAGCTATATACCAAAGGAAAAAGCAGGAAGCTTTGTAGGGATAAACAATCTGGTAATATCTACTGCTCAAGTTGTTTCCTATTTTCTCTCAGGGCTTATTATAGATTATGGCAGTTATCAAGTAAATTTCCTTCAGGGGACTATAGCCTCCGCTTTAGCTCTCCTTATTCTGAAAAGAATTAACAACTCCTCTTAA
- a CDS encoding anaerobic ribonucleoside-triphosphate reductase activating protein, which yields MKISGYLGFSLIDYPGKVAFVIFTQGCNFRCPFCHNPELISTRKKGLYSEDFIIEELLKRKKIINAVVITGGEPTIQEDLPLFLFKLKKRRLNIKLDTNGSNPKMLMEIVKSRLVDYVAVDFKTSRVKYHLAIGLEKEEGERYYKKLLESLKILKEGDIEYEVRTTVVPEIVEEEDLKLIRDEIGDVPYYLQRFNPENALSFEFRKKISYPDDKLIEFRERLHCELRGVVNSFQNKES from the coding sequence TTGAAAATCTCAGGCTACCTGGGATTTAGTCTTATAGATTATCCAGGAAAAGTAGCATTTGTTATATTCACTCAGGGGTGTAATTTTAGATGTCCTTTTTGCCATAATCCGGAGCTAATATCTACAAGAAAAAAGGGATTATACTCTGAAGATTTTATTATAGAGGAGCTATTAAAGAGGAAAAAAATAATAAATGCAGTGGTAATAACAGGGGGAGAGCCAACCATTCAGGAGGACCTCCCCCTCTTTCTATTTAAGTTGAAAAAAAGAAGACTAAATATAAAGCTGGATACAAATGGAAGTAACCCTAAAATGCTTATGGAAATTGTAAAGAGTAGATTAGTTGACTATGTAGCTGTTGATTTTAAAACAAGTAGAGTGAAATATCATTTGGCTATAGGTTTAGAAAAGGAGGAAGGAGAAAGATATTACAAAAAGCTTCTTGAGTCCCTAAAGATTTTAAAAGAAGGAGATATCGAGTATGAGGTAAGAACTACAGTGGTGCCCGAAATTGTGGAGGAGGAGGATTTAAAGTTGATTAGAGATGAAATAGGAGATGTCCCCTATTATCTACAAAGGTTTAATCCCGAGAATGCTCTAAGTTTTGAATTTAGAAAGAAGATTTCTTATCCTGATGATAAGCTAATAGAATTTAGAGAAAGGTTGCACTGTGAATTAAGAGGAGTTGTTAATTCTTTTCAGAATAAGGAGAGCTAA